From a single Planctellipticum variicoloris genomic region:
- a CDS encoding 2-phosphosulfolactate phosphatase, with protein MHLLPNLFEPEEFRGGVAVILDILRASTTIVHALAHGAARVIPTGEVAEARRVAGGLPVGSVLLGGEREGLQIEGFDLDNSPFAYTPELVKGRTIVFTTTNGTRALLRSDRADRVLIGSFVNLQAVVDDLAQEDRPVHLVCAGTKGKVTLEDALCAGAIVGRLLERCGLPDAAWGDDQLQLALDHYRRRVARPDGLLQALRQGYGGRNCRRLGFDDQIERAAECDLFGIVPEYNASTGEIH; from the coding sequence GTGCATTTACTGCCCAACCTGTTTGAGCCCGAGGAGTTCCGCGGCGGAGTCGCCGTGATTCTGGACATCCTGCGGGCCTCGACCACGATCGTTCATGCGCTGGCCCACGGAGCGGCCCGGGTGATTCCCACCGGGGAAGTCGCCGAGGCCCGCCGGGTAGCGGGGGGGCTGCCGGTCGGCTCCGTGCTGCTCGGGGGCGAACGGGAGGGACTGCAGATCGAGGGGTTCGATCTCGATAACAGCCCTTTCGCGTATACGCCCGAACTGGTCAAGGGACGGACAATCGTCTTTACAACGACGAACGGGACGCGGGCGCTGCTGCGGTCCGACCGGGCCGACCGGGTGCTGATCGGCAGTTTTGTGAACCTGCAGGCGGTCGTCGACGATCTGGCCCAGGAAGACAGGCCGGTCCATCTGGTCTGCGCCGGAACCAAGGGCAAAGTCACGCTGGAAGACGCCCTGTGCGCCGGGGCGATTGTCGGCCGGCTGCTGGAACGCTGCGGTCTGCCCGACGCGGCCTGGGGCGACGATCAGTTGCAACTGGCCCTCGATCACTACCGCCGGCGGGTCGCCCGGCCGGACGGTCTGCTGCAGGCCCTGCGGCAGGGGTACGGCGGCCGCAACTGCCGGCGACTGGGTTTTGACGACCAGATCGAGCGGGCCGCCGAGTGTGATCTCTTCGGCATCGTTCCCGAGTACAATGCATCGACCGGCGAGATCCACTGA